GACGACGCTGCCGCGCGCGACCTGGGTGGTCTCCATGCCGACGGTGATCGCGGCCCGGCCGCTGACGACGAAGTACACCTCGTCCTGTTGGTGCGGACGCTGCGGGTCCTGGCTCCCGGCGTCGAGCGCGTAGAGGCCCACGGACATGTTCCGCTCACGCAGGAACTGGAGGTAGGCGCCGTCGTTGGCGGCGCGTTCCGCCTCCAGTTCGTCCAGCCGGAAAGCCTTCATCGTCCTGTAGTCCTCGTCCCGATGCTCGTGCCCGATCCCGTCTGCAACGATCAGACACATGAAGAATTTCCTAGTCAAGACGATCGCCAACGCGGGTGCCCTGGCGGTTGCCGTCTGGCTCCTCGACAAGATCACCCTGACCGGTGACAGCACCGGCAAGAAGGCCGGCACGCTGATCGTCGTCGCGCTGCTGTTCGGCCTGGTGAACTTCCTGGTCAAGCCCATTGTGAAGGTCCTGACGTTCCCGCTGTTCATCCTGACGCTCGGGCTGATCACCCTGGTGGTCAACGCGCTGATGCTGCTGCTGACCTCGTGGCTGGCCGACAAGCTCGACCTCAGTTTCCACGTCGACGGATTCTGGACAGCGGTCCTGGGCGGCCTGATCATCTCTGTCGTTTCCTGGGCGCTGAACGTCGTTCTGCCTGACTCGGAC
The sequence above is a segment of the Streptomyces griseoviridis genome. Coding sequences within it:
- a CDS encoding cupin domain-containing protein — protein: MKAFRLDELEAERAANDGAYLQFLRERNMSVGLYALDAGSQDPQRPHQQDEVYFVVSGRAAITVGMETTQVARGSVVYVPAGVAHKFHHISEDLRVLVVFSPPES
- a CDS encoding phage holin family protein, coding for MKNFLVKTIANAGALAVAVWLLDKITLTGDSTGKKAGTLIVVALLFGLVNFLVKPIVKVLTFPLFILTLGLITLVVNALMLLLTSWLADKLDLSFHVDGFWTAVLGGLIISVVSWALNVVLPDSD